In Gemmobacter sp. 24YEA27, a genomic segment contains:
- a CDS encoding D-alanyl-D-alanine carboxypeptidase family protein — protein MASLIGRFIRSITLFIALFALILPALAPTPAHAAPFAAIIMDARTGEELWSQNADTRLHPASLTKMMTLYITFQEIQAGRLSLDTVVTVTKHAAAQPPSRLGLKAGQQIKVRYLIRAAAIKSANDAASALGDHIGGNEAAFASRMTRTARALGMKNTTFKNANGLTATGHLSTARDMNLLGRHLFYDFPQFYNIFSRRTADAGIAKVVNTNSRFLDGYEGADGIKTGYTVPAGFNLTASAKRGDKRIIATVFGGTSTAQRNAKMVELMNKGFNLAKNGVREKRPAAAGIQGGDAIAADLLADNSSAAIDTPNVPGGAAKTLRVSGAMTSSPRPKARPARGGAPEALIAEAAPVVVPDALSAAIAEGVESALAEATAVPPPPGTLEAQAVELAAASGSASGAAIETVDPQAVEAALAAAAAAAPVAEEAPAVAMAAVAPASASASAPGSLEAQAAALAAGGAPAETPAPEAVAPAAQDVALAGLRPMPRPEHVTRAAAAPEAAPETLLAEIAPEPAPVYELVAPAAEPATRPEAEVIRLAGASDVAPDVMSELPAPSGYEGALTAVETVAANAQTMVTDPEAPTRRAPIFEPVRMAAAEPAPEAPAEELVVVSKSTSGGRGFGVAVGAYNSHYEAERALLRTGLTESATLDQGLRKVTQKGGKYRASFLGLTEDQADLACRRLRARGTACETMGPA, from the coding sequence GTGGCATCGCTTATCGGGCGGTTTATCCGCAGCATAACGCTATTCATCGCGCTTTTTGCGCTGATTCTTCCTGCGCTGGCGCCGACTCCGGCCCATGCTGCACCCTTTGCTGCGATCATCATGGATGCGCGCACCGGCGAGGAACTCTGGTCGCAGAATGCGGATACGCGTCTGCATCCCGCCTCGCTGACCAAGATGATGACGCTCTATATCACCTTCCAGGAGATCCAGGCCGGGCGTCTGTCGCTTGATACCGTGGTCACCGTGACGAAACATGCCGCCGCGCAGCCGCCCTCGCGGCTGGGGCTCAAGGCCGGGCAGCAGATCAAGGTGCGCTATCTGATCCGCGCCGCCGCGATCAAATCCGCCAATGATGCGGCTTCGGCGCTTGGCGATCATATCGGCGGCAATGAGGCGGCTTTCGCGAGCCGCATGACCCGCACCGCCCGCGCGCTCGGGATGAAGAACACCACCTTCAAAAACGCCAATGGCCTGACCGCGACCGGCCATCTTTCGACCGCACGCGACATGAACCTGCTCGGGCGGCACCTGTTTTACGACTTCCCGCAATTCTACAACATCTTCTCGCGTCGCACCGCCGATGCCGGCATTGCCAAGGTAGTAAACACCAACAGCCGGTTCCTCGACGGCTATGAAGGCGCGGATGGCATCAAGACCGGCTATACCGTGCCCGCCGGGTTCAACCTGACCGCATCGGCCAAGCGTGGCGACAAGCGCATCATTGCCACTGTCTTTGGCGGCACATCGACCGCACAGCGCAACGCGAAGATGGTCGAGCTGATGAACAAGGGCTTTAACCTCGCGAAGAATGGCGTGCGTGAAAAGCGGCCGGCTGCTGCCGGTATCCAGGGCGGCGATGCCATCGCCGCCGACCTGCTTGCCGATAACAGCTCTGCGGCCATCGACACGCCGAATGTGCCCGGCGGCGCTGCCAAGACGCTGCGCGTGTCCGGCGCGATGACCAGCTCGCCGCGTCCGAAAGCCCGCCCCGCCCGGGGAGGCGCCCCCGAGGCCCTGATCGCCGAGGCGGCGCCGGTCGTGGTGCCGGATGCGCTTTCGGCAGCCATTGCAGAAGGCGTCGAATCGGCTTTGGCCGAAGCCACCGCCGTTCCACCGCCGCCCGGCACGCTTGAGGCACAGGCGGTCGAGCTTGCAGCCGCGTCAGGGTCCGCATCCGGCGCCGCAATCGAAACGGTTGACCCGCAAGCGGTCGAGGCCGCACTGGCCGCCGCAGCCGCTGCGGCACCGGTTGCCGAAGAGGCACCGGCCGTGGCGATGGCTGCGGTCGCACCGGCCAGTGCTTCGGCCAGCGCTCCGGGCAGCCTTGAGGCCCAGGCTGCGGCACTGGCCGCTGGTGGTGCCCCGGCAGAAACCCCGGCGCCCGAGGCCGTTGCCCCCGCCGCGCAGGATGTGGCTCTGGCAGGGCTGCGGCCGATGCCGCGCCCCGAACATGTGACGCGGGCAGCTGCAGCGCCTGAGGCTGCCCCTGAAACGCTGCTGGCCGAAATCGCCCCTGAACCCGCTCCGGTTTATGAGCTTGTCGCCCCTGCCGCAGAACCGGCCACCAGGCCGGAGGCCGAAGTGATCCGGCTTGCCGGGGCCAGCGATGTCGCGCCCGATGTGATGTCCGAACTCCCCGCCCCGTCGGGATATGAGGGCGCGCTGACAGCCGTGGAAACCGTGGCGGCGAATGCGCAAACCATGGTCACTGATCCCGAGGCCCCGACCCGTCGCGCGCCGATCTTTGAACCCGTCCGCATGGCGGCGGCAGAGCCTGCGCCCGAAGCACCGGCTGAAGAGCTGGTCGTCGTGTCAAAATCGACCTCGGGTGGGCGCGGTTTTGGGGTCGCGGTCGGCGCCTATAACTCGCATTACGAGGCCGAACGTGCGCTTCTGCGCACCGGGTTGACCGAAAGCGCCACCCTCGACCAGGGGCTGCGCAAGGTCACGCAAAAGGGCGGCAAATACCGCGCCTCCTTCCTTGGTCTCACCGAAGATCAGGCCGATCTCGCCTGCCGCCGGCTGCGCGCACGCGGCACCGCCTGCGAAACGATGGGGCCGGCCTGA
- a CDS encoding HAD family hydrolase: MITSIGFDADDTLWQNEAFFRLTQEHFTDLLRDYSDPHQLQERLLAAEKRNIGAYGYGVKGFTLSMIETAIEVTEGRVPASVIAELLGAGRAMLDHPVELIPHARETVEALAGDYRLILITKGDLLHQERKLAQSGLGDRFDAVEIVSEKTPEVYRKIFARHGEGAARALMTGNSMRSDVVAPLEAGAWGVHVPNGPAWELESADEPVQNPRYRHLADLSFLPGLLQDLCQGPRK; the protein is encoded by the coding sequence ATGATCACCTCCATCGGCTTTGATGCGGATGATACGCTGTGGCAGAATGAGGCGTTTTTCCGCCTCACCCAGGAGCATTTCACCGATCTCCTGCGCGATTACAGCGACCCGCATCAGCTGCAAGAGCGGCTGCTTGCGGCGGAAAAGCGCAATATCGGCGCCTATGGCTATGGGGTGAAGGGCTTTACCCTGTCGATGATCGAAACCGCGATCGAGGTGACCGAGGGACGCGTGCCGGCTTCGGTGATCGCGGAACTGCTGGGTGCCGGGCGCGCGATGCTGGATCATCCGGTCGAACTGATCCCCCATGCCCGCGAGACGGTCGAGGCCCTGGCGGGGGATTATCGGCTGATCCTGATCACCAAGGGCGATCTTTTGCATCAGGAGCGCAAACTGGCACAGTCCGGGCTTGGTGATCGTTTCGATGCGGTCGAGATCGTGTCGGAAAAGACGCCCGAAGTTTACCGGAAGATTTTTGCCCGCCATGGCGAGGGGGCAGCGCGCGCGCTGATGACCGGCAATTCGATGCGCTCGGATGTGGTGGCACCGCTGGAGGCCGGTGCCTGGGGCGTGCATGTGCCCAACGGACCCGCCTGGGAGCTGGAATCCGCCGATGAACCTGTGCAGAACCCCCGCTACCGTCACCTTGCGGACCTGTCTTTCCTGCCCGGATTGCTGCAAGACCTCTGCCAAGGCCCCAGGAAATAG
- the clpS gene encoding ATP-dependent Clp protease adapter ClpS, whose translation MSDRENGPGAGGSGGAPGEETSLLAKPKPKTQRPPLYKVLLLNDDYTPMEFVVHILERFFGMNHAQAFDIMLMVHKKGLAVVGVFSFEVAETKVAQVMDFARRHQHPLQCTMEKE comes from the coding sequence CTGTCTGACCGCGAAAATGGTCCGGGCGCCGGTGGGTCGGGTGGCGCACCGGGCGAGGAGACGTCGCTTCTTGCCAAGCCCAAGCCGAAGACACAGCGCCCGCCGCTTTATAAGGTCTTGCTGCTGAACGATGACTACACACCGATGGAGTTTGTGGTCCATATTCTGGAACGCTTCTTCGGGATGAACCACGCCCAGGCCTTCGATATCATGCTGATGGTTCATAAAAAGGGTCTCGCCGTAGTCGGGGTCTTTTCGTTCGAAGTGGCCGAGACCAAGGTCGCCCAGGTGATGGATTTCGCCCGCCGTCACCAGCATCCGCTTCAATGCACGATGGAAAAAGAGTAA
- a CDS encoding class I SAM-dependent methyltransferase, with protein sequence MRASRIELALEQGLFVLPSEGKIAVYRPQEGDDLSDLPKDRTVVLTGFRPDRDHFAARGYAVEGEGPWAAALVCVPRSREYARALLAEAAAAVSPGGPVLVDGQKTDGIETALKDLKPLVALSGPISKAHGRIAAFPAGPELAAWTARPREIGGGFITRPGVFSADGPDPGSVLLAESLPEKIGPKVVDLGAGWGYLSQAILARNSVRRLDLVEAEAVSLDCARENIQDLRARFHWGDALNFRPESLVETVVMNPPFHIGRSSDPRLGLAFIQAARKMLAPDGALWIVANRHLPYDEALTTHFLEYETIAQTNAFRVTRAIKPRRPTR encoded by the coding sequence ATGCGTGCATCCCGGATAGAGCTGGCCCTGGAACAGGGCCTTTTTGTGCTTCCTTCAGAAGGTAAGATTGCCGTCTATCGCCCGCAGGAAGGCGATGACCTCTCAGATCTTCCCAAAGATCGTACCGTCGTGCTGACGGGCTTTCGCCCTGACCGCGACCATTTTGCGGCGCGCGGTTACGCGGTCGAAGGCGAGGGGCCCTGGGCGGCGGCGCTTGTCTGCGTGCCGCGTTCGCGCGAATATGCACGCGCGCTTCTGGCCGAGGCGGCAGCAGCGGTAAGCCCGGGCGGGCCGGTGCTGGTTGACGGGCAAAAGACCGACGGTATCGAGACCGCGCTGAAGGATCTGAAGCCGCTCGTCGCGCTGTCGGGCCCGATTTCCAAAGCGCATGGTCGTATAGCGGCCTTCCCCGCCGGACCGGAACTGGCAGCATGGACCGCCCGCCCGCGTGAGATCGGGGGCGGTTTCATCACCCGTCCGGGGGTGTTTTCCGCCGATGGGCCGGATCCGGGATCGGTGCTGCTGGCAGAGTCGCTGCCTGAAAAGATCGGCCCGAAAGTGGTCGATCTGGGCGCGGGCTGGGGCTATCTTTCGCAAGCGATCCTTGCACGCAACAGCGTCAGACGGCTTGATCTGGTCGAGGCCGAAGCAGTCTCGCTGGACTGCGCGCGCGAGAATATTCAGGACCTGCGCGCCCGGTTCCACTGGGGAGATGCGCTGAATTTCCGCCCCGAAAGCCTTGTCGAGACCGTGGTGATGAACCCGCCCTTCCATATCGGCCGCAGCTCTGACCCGAGGCTGGGGCTGGCCTTCATCCAGGCGGCGCGGAAGATGCTGGCGCCGGATGGGGCGCTCTGGATAGTCGCGAACCGCCATCTGCCCTATGATGAGGCGCTGACGACCCATTTCCTGGAATATGAGACAATCGCGCAGACCAATGCGTTCCGCGTGACCCGCGCCATCAAGCCGCGCCGCCCGACCCGCTAA
- a CDS encoding SDR family oxidoreductase, with product MSFSLSGKTAIVTGAASGLGLAIARHLIHKGVRVMLADADEARLMAEMGEAAQDESSVRLFPGDLTKKLTLVNLVSATIEAFERIDILVNAARRCQISDVLNPDADHVETLWQQNVVATLRLSQLVAKRMIQAAAGTEPDEYGAVGSIINFSSVAAVRVQPELLGYSMASAAVEQMTRTLAVALAPKGIRVNAVSIGSVMSASLQLALKEAPALRERIESGTPLGRIAAPDELVETIQYLASDASRFVTGQVLVVDGGRGLLDAVAAPAF from the coding sequence ATGTCATTTTCTCTTTCCGGCAAGACCGCCATCGTTACCGGCGCCGCCAGCGGCCTCGGTCTCGCCATCGCACGCCACCTGATCCATAAGGGCGTGCGGGTCATGCTGGCCGATGCGGATGAGGCACGGCTGATGGCCGAAATGGGTGAGGCGGCCCAGGACGAAAGCTCGGTGCGACTGTTCCCGGGTGATCTGACGAAAAAACTGACGCTGGTGAACCTCGTCTCGGCCACAATAGAGGCCTTTGAGCGGATCGATATACTGGTCAATGCCGCGCGCCGCTGCCAGATCTCAGATGTGCTGAACCCCGATGCCGATCATGTCGAGACGCTCTGGCAGCAGAATGTGGTGGCGACGCTGCGGCTCAGCCAGCTTGTGGCGAAACGGATGATCCAGGCCGCCGCGGGGACCGAGCCGGATGAATATGGCGCTGTCGGCTCGATCATCAATTTCTCATCGGTGGCGGCGGTCCGGGTACAGCCGGAATTGCTGGGCTATTCCATGGCCTCGGCGGCGGTAGAGCAGATGACGCGGACCCTTGCCGTGGCGCTGGCGCCGAAAGGGATCCGGGTCAATGCGGTCTCGATCGGCTCGGTCATGAGCGCGAGCCTGCAACTGGCGCTGAAAGAGGCGCCTGCGCTGCGGGAACGGATCGAAAGCGGCACGCCCCTTGGCCGGATCGCGGCGCCTGACGAGCTGGTCGAGACGATCCAGTATCTCGCCTCGGATGCGTCGCGCTTTGTGACCGGCCAGGTGCTGGTGGTGGATGGCGGGCGCGGGCTGCTGGATGCCGTCGCCGCGCCTGCGTTCTGA
- the gph gene encoding phosphoglycolate phosphatase (PGP is an essential enzyme in the glycolate salvage pathway in higher organisms (photorespiration in plants). Phosphoglycolate results from the oxidase activity of RubisCO in the Calvin cycle when concentrations of carbon dioxide are low relative to oxygen. This enzyme is a member of the Haloacid Dehalogenase (HAD) superfamily of aspartate-nucleophile hydrolase enzymes (PF00702).), whose amino-acid sequence MTAAATPVIFDLDGTLIDSVPDLQAALNQVFQAEGQAPFDLPTVTSFIGKGVANLVRRAMETRGVDMAQHPRLVAAMEAAYEADPTARTRIYPGVIAALDALQAAGHPLGICTNKPETAARIVLDQMGLTGYFAAIVGGGRVALKPDPAPLHLCITELGGGTALYVGDSEVDADTAVAAGLPFLLYTEGYRKSPAEEMPQTARFSDFSELPWLVAEQG is encoded by the coding sequence ATGACCGCCGCTGCAACTCCGGTCATCTTCGACCTCGACGGCACGCTGATCGATTCCGTCCCCGATCTCCAGGCCGCGCTGAACCAGGTGTTCCAAGCCGAAGGCCAGGCGCCTTTTGACCTTCCCACGGTCACCTCTTTCATCGGCAAAGGCGTCGCCAATCTGGTGCGGCGCGCGATGGAGACCCGGGGCGTTGACATGGCGCAACATCCCCGGCTGGTTGCCGCGATGGAGGCCGCATATGAGGCCGATCCCACCGCGCGCACCCGGATCTATCCCGGTGTGATCGCGGCGCTTGACGCCTTGCAGGCCGCGGGCCACCCGCTTGGCATCTGCACCAATAAGCCCGAGACGGCGGCGCGGATCGTCCTCGATCAGATGGGGCTGACCGGCTATTTCGCGGCCATCGTCGGCGGGGGCCGCGTCGCGCTGAAGCCGGACCCCGCGCCCCTGCATCTGTGCATCACCGAACTGGGCGGCGGGACCGCACTCTATGTCGGCGACAGCGAAGTCGATGCCGATACCGCGGTCGCAGCCGGGCTGCCCTTCCTCCTCTACACCGAAGGCTACCGCAAATCGCCGGCCGAAGAGATGCCGCAGACCGCGCGGTTCTCGGATTTCTCGGAACTGCCCTGGCTCGTGGCCGAACAGGGCTGA
- the rpe gene encoding ribulose-phosphate 3-epimerase: MSFSRAIKIAPSILSADFANFGAECEAIEAQGADWVHVDVMDGHFVPNITFGPATCAAIRPHIKGVMDVHLMIAPVDAYLESFAKAGADFISVHLEAGPHMHRSLQAIRGYGVKAGICLNPATGIESVEYLLDQIDLINVMTVNPGFGGQKLILSQIDKIRRLRAMIGDRPIHIEIDGGVTTETAPLVVAAGADVLVAGSAVFSGGSVKNPAPYGENIRALRAVAEAARQ, translated from the coding sequence ATGAGCTTCTCGCGCGCGATCAAAATCGCCCCTTCGATCCTCTCAGCCGATTTCGCCAATTTCGGCGCCGAATGCGAAGCGATCGAGGCCCAGGGTGCCGATTGGGTGCATGTCGATGTGATGGACGGGCATTTCGTTCCGAATATCACCTTCGGCCCGGCGACCTGCGCCGCGATCCGGCCGCATATCAAAGGCGTGATGGATGTCCATCTGATGATCGCGCCGGTCGATGCCTATCTCGAATCCTTTGCCAAAGCCGGCGCCGATTTCATCTCGGTCCATCTCGAAGCGGGCCCGCATATGCATCGCTCGCTTCAGGCGATCCGGGGATACGGCGTCAAGGCGGGGATCTGCCTCAACCCCGCGACCGGCATTGAATCGGTGGAATATCTGCTCGACCAGATCGACCTGATCAATGTGATGACGGTCAATCCGGGCTTTGGCGGGCAAAAGCTGATCCTGTCGCAGATCGACAAGATCCGCCGTCTGCGCGCCATGATCGGCGATCGCCCGATCCATATCGAGATCGATGGCGGCGTCACCACCGAGACCGCCCCGCTGGTCGTTGCAGCCGGCGCCGATGTGCTGGTGGCGGGATCTGCCGTCTTCTCCGGCGGGTCGGTGAAAAACCCCGCGCCTTATGGCGAAAATATCCGCGCTTTGCGCGCCGTGGCCGAGGCAGCCCGCCAATGA
- a CDS encoding Smr/MutS family protein, which yields MARRRVLRPEERDLWQAVARTLRPMHDVPNGAIPEDVAQEAIFPKETLPPPPPPKPALPRFRLGEKAPPVQKPAAPPPLRMDAGLHKKMIRGKIAPEARIDLHGMTLAVAHPELIAFLMGAQASGKRLVLVITGKGKQVYEPVPRPIGALRHQVPHWLRLPPLSAVVQEVTEAHLKHGGTGAFYVWLRRG from the coding sequence TTGGCGCGGCGAAGGGTGCTCCGCCCCGAGGAACGTGACCTCTGGCAGGCTGTGGCGCGGACCCTGCGCCCGATGCATGATGTGCCGAACGGGGCGATCCCCGAGGATGTGGCGCAAGAGGCCATCTTCCCGAAAGAGACCCTGCCGCCTCCCCCGCCGCCAAAACCGGCACTGCCGCGGTTTCGGCTTGGCGAAAAGGCGCCCCCCGTGCAAAAGCCCGCCGCGCCGCCGCCATTGCGGATGGATGCCGGGCTGCACAAAAAGATGATACGCGGCAAGATCGCGCCCGAGGCACGGATCGACCTGCACGGTATGACGCTTGCCGTGGCGCATCCCGAACTGATCGCCTTTCTGATGGGGGCGCAGGCTTCGGGCAAGCGGCTGGTGCTGGTGATCACTGGCAAGGGCAAACAGGTCTATGAGCCGGTGCCGCGCCCCATCGGCGCGCTGCGCCATCAGGTGCCGCACTGGCTGCGCCTGCCGCCTTTGTCGGCAGTGGTGCAGGAAGTGACCGAAGCGCATCTGAAACATGGCGGCACCGGCGCCTTTTATGTCTGGCTGCGCCGGGGCTGA
- a CDS encoding MltA domain-containing protein — translation MRPLVIALLVGLAAVTGADEARAEMVEFESLSGWREGGQLEALEAFLVTCNQLDAPYWRPVCKLAGDVPKDNASARAFFELLFRPVIIGKPPALFTGYYEPELNGSPVRTPTYAWPLYRRPPDLQDGMVYYSRSEIEAGALRGRGLEIAWIDDPVEVFFLHIQGSGRVKMTDGSTIRLGYAGRNGHAYRSVGQEMVRRGMFAAHQVSAQTIQAFVRRNPAIGAELLNHNPSYIFFRKISNLPPEKGPIGAMGKSITPMRSLAVDPAFVPLGAPVWIEKEGQAALSRLMVAQDTGGAIKGAQRADIFYGYGDRAGDAAGIVRDGGRMVQLLPIDRAWALTGGN, via the coding sequence CTGCGCCCTCTGGTCATCGCATTACTGGTCGGACTGGCTGCGGTGACGGGCGCCGATGAGGCGCGCGCCGAGATGGTGGAGTTCGAATCCCTGTCCGGCTGGCGCGAGGGCGGACAGCTTGAGGCGCTCGAGGCGTTTCTTGTCACCTGCAACCAGCTTGATGCCCCTTACTGGCGCCCGGTCTGCAAGCTGGCCGGCGACGTGCCGAAAGACAATGCCTCGGCGCGGGCGTTTTTTGAACTCCTGTTCCGCCCGGTGATCATCGGCAAGCCGCCGGCACTTTTCACCGGCTATTACGAGCCGGAGCTGAATGGCTCGCCGGTCCGCACCCCCACCTATGCCTGGCCACTGTACCGCCGCCCGCCGGATCTGCAGGACGGCATGGTCTATTACAGCCGTTCCGAGATCGAAGCCGGGGCTTTGCGCGGGCGCGGGCTGGAAATCGCCTGGATCGACGATCCGGTTGAAGTGTTCTTTCTGCATATCCAGGGCTCGGGCCGGGTGAAGATGACCGATGGATCGACGATCCGGCTGGGCTATGCGGGCCGCAACGGCCATGCCTATCGCTCGGTCGGGCAAGAGATGGTGCGGCGCGGCATGTTCGCGGCGCATCAGGTCTCGGCCCAGACCATCCAGGCCTTTGTGCGCCGCAATCCGGCCATCGGAGCCGAATTGCTGAACCACAACCCCTCTTATATTTTCTTCCGCAAGATCAGCAATCTGCCCCCCGAAAAGGGCCCGATCGGCGCGATGGGCAAGTCGATCACGCCGATGCGCTCGCTGGCCGTCGACCCGGCTTTCGTGCCACTGGGCGCGCCCGTATGGATCGAGAAAGAGGGCCAGGCGGCCCTCAGCCGGCTGATGGTGGCGCAGGATACCGGCGGCGCGATCAAGGGCGCGCAGCGGGCGGATATTTTCTACGGCTATGGCGACCGCGCAGGCGATGCCGCCGGGATCGTGCGCGATGGCGGGCGGATGGTGCAGCTTTTGCCCATCGACCGCGCCTGGGCGCTGACCGGGGGGAACTGA
- a CDS encoding Tim44/TimA family putative adaptor protein: MNSMLIQLLVLAGVAIFLVLKLRSVLGTRDGFEKPPLPLEDTQAPVKREFEVIEGGPDRDITDHVAEGSDAAKALAGMKKAEPSFALTPFLSGARQAYEMILMAFERGDLDPIRDFLGDEVEASFSEVIQAREARGLTVEANFVGLKEMALQEATFDQVSGFAELTVRFVGELTSVVRDKDGTVIEGDAKAVKRQRDVWVFARKMGSDDPNWQLVATGD; the protein is encoded by the coding sequence ATGAATTCCATGCTTATCCAGCTCCTGGTCCTTGCCGGGGTCGCTATTTTTCTGGTCCTCAAGCTCCGTTCGGTGCTTGGCACCCGCGATGGTTTCGAAAAGCCACCGCTCCCGCTCGAGGATACGCAGGCCCCGGTGAAACGTGAATTCGAGGTGATCGAGGGCGGGCCTGACCGTGACATCACCGATCATGTGGCCGAGGGCTCGGATGCGGCAAAGGCCCTCGCGGGCATGAAGAAAGCCGAGCCCTCCTTCGCGCTGACGCCGTTCCTTTCGGGCGCGCGTCAGGCCTATGAGATGATCCTGATGGCCTTTGAGCGTGGCGATCTCGACCCGATCCGCGATTTCCTCGGGGACGAGGTCGAGGCCAGCTTTTCCGAAGTGATCCAGGCCCGCGAGGCGCGCGGCCTGACGGTCGAGGCGAATTTCGTCGGACTGAAGGAAATGGCGCTGCAAGAGGCGACCTTTGACCAGGTTTCCGGCTTTGCCGAACTGACGGTGCGCTTTGTCGGCGAGCTGACTTCGGTGGTGCGCGACAAGGACGGCACGGTCATCGAAGGCGACGCCAAGGCCGTCAAACGTCAGCGCGACGTCTGGGTTTTTGCGCGCAAGATGGGGTCGGATGACCCGAACTGGCAGCTGGTCGCCACCGGCGACTGA
- a CDS encoding FxsA family protein, whose amino-acid sequence MPRFLLILAWPLIEIGLFVVVGGWIGLWATLAWVVGTAVVGIVILRMVARRGAGLLRNGLNGGLNRGLSGAAMAGDAPVTGLMRGLAAVLLILPGFLTDALGLLLLLPPVQALVKGAVLARVSAMGAGAFSQRQAGAGRGQASMQQGDVTLDGEWVEVPPEHPAAPGRNRPSRWTEIE is encoded by the coding sequence ATGCCGCGTTTTTTGCTGATTCTGGCCTGGCCACTGATTGAAATCGGTTTGTTTGTGGTTGTCGGGGGCTGGATTGGCCTCTGGGCGACCCTTGCCTGGGTGGTCGGGACGGCGGTTGTCGGCATTGTGATCCTGCGAATGGTGGCGCGGCGCGGCGCCGGGCTTTTGCGCAACGGCCTCAACGGTGGCCTGAACCGGGGGCTGAGCGGAGCAGCTATGGCGGGCGATGCGCCGGTTACCGGGCTGATGCGGGGGCTTGCAGCCGTCTTGCTGATTTTGCCGGGGTTTCTGACCGATGCGCTTGGTTTGTTGCTTTTGCTGCCGCCGGTGCAGGCTCTGGTGAAAGGCGCAGTGCTGGCCCGTGTCAGCGCCATGGGGGCCGGTGCGTTTTCGCAGCGTCAGGCGGGCGCCGGCAGGGGGCAGGCCAGCATGCAGCAAGGTGATGTGACGCTCGATGGCGAATGGGTCGAAGTGCCGCCCGAACATCCCGCGGCACCTGGTCGCAACCGCCCGTCGCGCTGGACCGAAATCGAATAG
- the secB gene encoding protein-export chaperone SecB, with product MAEETGANGAQAPQVRMQVLAQYIRDMSFENVVVQKGLAGVEVQPDVQVAVSLDARKRSVENQYDVITKFKVTSKNKTNAETLFLLELEYGGTFLIDGVPEDQLHPFLLIECPRLLFPFVRRIISDVTRDGGFPPLNIDNVDFLALYRQEIARRQAAQTEAAPLVTN from the coding sequence ATGGCCGAAGAAACAGGTGCAAACGGGGCTCAGGCTCCGCAGGTCCGGATGCAGGTTCTGGCGCAATATATCCGCGACATGAGTTTTGAAAATGTCGTGGTGCAAAAGGGCCTCGCCGGCGTCGAAGTGCAGCCCGATGTGCAGGTGGCGGTCAGCCTTGATGCGCGTAAACGCAGTGTCGAGAACCAGTATGACGTGATCACCAAATTCAAGGTCACCTCGAAGAACAAAACCAATGCCGAGACGCTGTTCCTGCTCGAACTGGAATATGGCGGCACCTTCCTGATCGACGGTGTGCCCGAGGATCAGCTGCATCCGTTCCTGCTGATCGAATGCCCGCGCCTTCTGTTCCCCTTCGTGCGCCGTATCATTTCGGATGTGACCCGCGACGGTGGCTTCCCGCCGCTGAATATCGACAATGTCGATTTTCTGGCACTTTACCGTCAGGAAATCGCGCGCCGCCAGGCCGCCCAGACCGAAGCCGCGCCGCTGGTCACCAACTGA